A single window of Malus sylvestris chromosome 5, drMalSylv7.2, whole genome shotgun sequence DNA harbors:
- the LOC126624389 gene encoding LYR motif-containing protein At3g19508-like translates to MEKALKIYGEVLRLVRRLPKDSQPYYAKYARENFVNYREVEANDDQALHDLFLRAYNHSLWVLNKYSVDESAADKLKKICSD, encoded by the exons ATGGAGAAAGCATTGAAAATCTACGGGGAGGTTCTGAGATTGGTGAGGAGGTTGCCAAAGGACTCTCAACCTTACTACGCCAAGTACGCCCGCGAGAACTTCGTCAATTACAGAGAGGTCGAGGCCAACGACGACCAAGCCCTCCACGATCTCTTCCTCAGGGCCTACAATCATTCCCTCTGGGTCCTCAATAAG TACTCTGTGGACGAATCTGCGGCTGATAAGTTGAAGAAAATCTGCTCCGATTAG
- the LOC126624377 gene encoding uncharacterized protein LOC126624377, translated as MVATPPSLVPSLKPNPPPHRPLHTLSSPQNPKTLTINNNMLDIWSWICDLPNSSEWAESDSSHILELASSGPSHDNNPTRAIQLRAERTAGSNIDTLVTFSVCLHGFNQYPKKTIWVSDMCSLSSDKPYLALLLQLLQEIIARSPTAHGSGTCPRSQLQALKPDPFSWIMDSHSPESFSTFFDLVFITRLFWLCACDSPSEVGSLYFKSLLAPNLEALLCKHAPALRTFLITAGVDAELCFMRTLGYMLAKWCILRDVGVGLQTLTSSPSQNLGFSYATEACGLWVLKGYAPVMGMKTTRSAASANRKNQFPALVTRDSVLKYTLAHQQLEAVVQVEYSVGFYDGFIQVTARVDNLRFHVVNLGFNKDDDVDYAEEKYFPSRIRVWVGPEVGANYVNGLSLGRSTDNVEKEVKTQRVMKGGFEKSKVPNMKATARMSTRMRKRNWRWDQDAEGNAAVFDAVLCDNTTGHEVATWKPDTDGGNGEGLRRRYEGANRPFTKTGSLVLSGDEYGDGVGWRLNREMEGSVLKWRIGGKVWLSYLANEVKGSYFETRCVEWCDEVDLPLILGKLSV; from the coding sequence ATGGTGGCAACTCCACCATCACTCGTTCCCTCTTTAAAACCAAACCCACCACCGCATCGACCTCTCCACACTCTCTCCTccccccaaaaccctaaaaccctaaccaTAAACAACAACATGCTTGACATATGGTCATGGATATGCGACCTTCCCAACTCATCCGAGTGGGCCGAGTCTGACTCGTCCCACATTCTCGAGCTCGCTAGCTCCGGACCCAGTCACGACAACAACCCAACTCGTGCGATTCAACTCCGGGCCGAGCGGACCGCCGGCTCCAACATCGACACTTTAGTGACCTTCTCCGTGTGCTTGCATGGCTTCAACCAATATCCCAAAAAGACTATCTGGGTTTCTGACATGTGTTCACTCTCCTCGGACAAACCCTACCTCGCTCTCTTACTCcaacttctccaagaaattatAGCCCGTTCGCCCACCGCGCACGGTAGCGGCACCTGCCCGCGCTCCCAGCTTCAGGCCCTCAAACCCGACCCATTTTCTTGGATCATGGACTCCCACTCCCCCGAGTCCTTCTCCACGTTCTTCGACCTGGTTTTCATCACGCGCCTCTTCTGGCTCTGCGCGTGCGACTCTCCATCCGAAGTCGGCTCTCTGTACTTCAAGTCGCTGCTGGCTCCTAACCTCGAGGCGTTGTTGTGCAAGCACGCGCCGGCCCTGCGGACGTTTCTGATCACCGCGGGTGTGGATGCGGAGCTGTGCTTCATGCGCACCCTCGGGTACATGTTAGCCAAATGGTGCATTTTGAGAGATGTGGGCGTAGGTCTACAGACGCTGACGTCATCTCCCTCTCAGAACTTGGGTTTCTCTTACGCGACGGAGGCCTGCGGGCTTTGGGTGCTAAAGGGTTACGCGCCAGTAATGGGGATGAAAACCACGCGCTCAGCCGCCAGCGCGAATCGGAAAAATCAGTTTCCGGCGTTGGTAACCAGAGACTCGGTGCTAAAGTACACCCTGGCGCACCAGCAGCTGGAGGCGGTCGTTCAGGTAGAATATTCTGTTGGATTTTACGATGGGTTTATTCAGGTGACGGCACGTGTCGACAATCTCCGCTTTCACGTGGTGAATCTCGGATTTAACAAAGACGACGACGTGGACTACGCGGAGGAGAAGTATTTCCCATCGAGGATTCGGGTCTGGGTCGGGCCGGAAGTCGGGGCGAACTACGTGAACGGGTTGAGCCTGGGCCGGTCCACGGACAACGTGGAGAAAGAAGTGAAAACGCAGAGAGTGATGAAGGGCGGTTTCGAAAAATCAAAGGTTCCAAATATGAAGGCCACGGCGAGGATGTCgacgaggatgaggaagaggaacTGGAGGTGGGACCAGGACGCGGAGGGAAACGCGGCGGTTTTCGACGCCGTGCTGTGTGACAACACGACGGGGCATGAAGTGGCCACGTGGAAGCCGGATACTGATGGCGGGAACGGCGAGGGTTTGAGAAGGCGATACGAGGGGGCGAACAGGCCATTTACCAAAACGGGGAGTTTGGTGCTGAGCGGGGACGAGTACGGCGACGGAGTTGGGTGGAGGTTGAACAGGGAGATGGAAGGGAGTGTGTTGAAATGGAGAATTGGCGGGAAAGTGTGGTTGAGTTACTTGGCGAACGAGGTGAAGGGTTCGTATTTTGAGACGAGGTGTGTGGAGTGGTGTGATGAGGTTGATTTGCCTTTGATTCTTGGTAAATTAAGTGTGTAA